The Desmonostoc muscorum LEGE 12446 genome includes a region encoding these proteins:
- a CDS encoding patatin-like phospholipase family protein codes for MEGKLPHFEIGLVMAGAVSAGAYTSGVIDFMLEALDQWYEQKAKQQEQYGDDFSQWEIPPHDVFIKAMSGASAGAIVAAITASSLYSDIIPVTGYPLNNTVKNKLYESWVQRIDISELLKTQDLENPKAPVLSFLDSTILDDLGKDVLKLKSTGKKRPYIDDPFEVYLCITNLRGVRYVIKSQVADSSVKGHCMVKHADFMHFAIGEKSGEVEGAIALNPDKNDISNWKLLIDSALASSAFPVGFPPRQLERTSIEEYEKRKWEIPTRNPMLTGTCSEYRSISPDKDLDTSGSYQFLTVDGGIISNEPIELVRLALRHDQQRNPRDGEQANRATLLIDPFPNDVDAVNPKSNLLNIVSRIFQSFINQNRFKVDELILALDEDVYSRFMIAPVRSDDEGRKPLACGSFNAFGGFLSQEFRHHDYILGRRNCQRFLQKYFVLPVSNPLFDSWSEALKNNPQLQVEKEGEQDTFLPIIPLVGSVTKEIHLPNWPIYQKENFKSLEKQIQERIQVVVPRLINQSINDGFTRAALNALWFFKRENLAKMIRDVIKDNLEKYGQL; via the coding sequence GTATGAGCAAAAAGCAAAGCAACAAGAGCAGTATGGTGATGATTTTTCACAATGGGAAATTCCACCCCATGATGTTTTCATTAAGGCGATGTCTGGAGCATCCGCAGGTGCGATCGTTGCTGCTATTACAGCATCATCATTATATAGCGATATCATCCCTGTAACTGGGTATCCGTTGAACAATACGGTGAAGAATAAGCTTTATGAAAGTTGGGTACAAAGAATAGACATTTCTGAACTTTTAAAGACTCAGGATTTGGAGAATCCAAAAGCCCCTGTTTTGTCTTTTCTTGATTCTACTATTCTTGACGATCTTGGTAAAGATGTTCTGAAGTTAAAATCTACAGGTAAAAAACGACCTTACATTGACGATCCATTTGAGGTTTATTTATGTATTACTAATTTGCGCGGCGTTCGTTATGTAATTAAGTCTCAAGTAGCCGATTCCAGCGTCAAAGGACATTGTATGGTTAAACATGCAGATTTCATGCATTTTGCCATTGGTGAAAAGAGTGGTGAGGTTGAAGGTGCGATCGCTCTGAATCCAGATAAGAATGATATCAGTAATTGGAAACTATTGATTGATTCCGCATTAGCCAGTAGTGCGTTTCCTGTGGGATTTCCTCCTCGTCAACTTGAGCGGACTAGTATCGAAGAATACGAAAAACGCAAGTGGGAAATACCAACTCGTAACCCAATGCTAACGGGTACATGTTCTGAGTATCGCTCCATCAGTCCTGATAAAGATTTAGATACTTCAGGTTCCTATCAATTTTTAACAGTAGATGGTGGGATAATTAGCAACGAACCGATAGAACTTGTTCGCTTGGCGCTGCGACATGATCAACAGCGGAATCCCCGCGATGGAGAGCAAGCAAATAGAGCTACTTTGTTAATAGATCCATTTCCTAATGATGTGGATGCAGTGAACCCAAAGAGTAATTTACTTAACATAGTATCGCGGATATTTCAGAGCTTTATCAATCAAAATAGATTCAAAGTTGATGAGTTAATTCTCGCTTTAGATGAAGATGTTTACAGCCGCTTTATGATTGCTCCTGTACGCAGCGATGACGAAGGTAGAAAACCTCTAGCTTGTGGTAGCTTCAATGCTTTTGGTGGTTTCTTATCCCAAGAATTTCGCCATCACGACTATATACTTGGTCGTCGCAATTGCCAAAGATTTCTCCAGAAGTATTTTGTCTTACCAGTTTCTAATCCACTATTCGATTCATGGTCAGAAGCACTCAAGAACAATCCCCAATTGCAAGTTGAAAAAGAGGGAGAACAAGATACCTTCCTGCCAATTATTCCTCTTGTTGGTTCAGTAACAAAAGAAATTCATCTACCCAATTGGCCTATATATCAAAAAGAAAACTTTAAATCTCTGGAAAAACAAATTCAAGAACGTATCCAGGTTGTTGTACCTCGCTTAATTAATCAATCTATAAACGATGGTTTTACTCGCGCTGCTCTCAATGCTCTTTGGTTTTTCAAGCGTGAAAATTTAGCTAAAATGATACGAGATGTCATTAAGGACAATTTAGAAAAGTACGGTCAGCTATAA
- a CDS encoding cation:proton antiporter, producing the protein MVLEGAIAEEVITNNLKQFLLVLSVSLGVATLPQIFSWFRHIPYTLLLVIVGLGLAFADVRLVTLSPELILFIFLPPLLFEAAWNLKWSELKRDLVPICLYAILGVVITIAGVAIALNQVVGVSVTTALLIAASLSATDPVSVTALFRELGVGSRLVTLMEGESLFNDGMAVVAFGFLVSLSLGTVELEIQPILVELFKVVGIGIAVGAFIGFGISYLTQRFDLPLVEQSLTLVSAYGTYLIIEDLGGSGVIGVVTTGLILGNFGSRIGMNPRTRVIVSEFWEFLAFFVNSIVFLLIGDQIRFVSLGENLQIIVVTVGAMILMRGVAIFILSKFSTSITKSEISLPEQTILWWGGLRGSVSIALALSVPTTLPEREKIIATVFGVVLFTLLVQGLTIKPLLEKLNLLGNAPLREEYLELLARNVALERVLQHLQADKRPGIDPEFRRYQEKLIQGELANLQAKIDKLQHEYPNLQSFTTEQFRGELLAIEADTYAEFVKSGRLNKELASLLEDVLQNGDEKQG; encoded by the coding sequence ATGGTACTTGAAGGTGCGATCGCCGAGGAAGTTATTACCAATAATCTCAAGCAATTTCTGTTGGTACTTTCGGTGTCTTTAGGTGTGGCGACACTACCGCAGATATTTAGCTGGTTCCGCCATATACCTTACACCTTACTATTGGTGATTGTTGGCTTAGGGTTGGCATTTGCCGATGTTCGTTTGGTCACCCTTTCCCCGGAATTAATTTTGTTCATTTTTTTGCCACCGCTGTTGTTTGAAGCTGCGTGGAATTTGAAATGGTCGGAACTGAAGCGGGATTTAGTACCAATTTGCTTGTATGCAATATTGGGGGTAGTGATTACAATAGCAGGCGTGGCGATCGCTCTCAATCAAGTTGTTGGTGTTTCCGTAACTACAGCTTTACTCATCGCAGCCAGTTTATCTGCTACTGACCCTGTTTCTGTCACCGCTTTGTTCCGCGAACTCGGCGTAGGTAGTCGTCTTGTCACCTTAATGGAAGGCGAAAGTTTGTTCAATGATGGCATGGCGGTAGTTGCCTTTGGTTTTTTGGTATCCCTGTCTTTGGGAACTGTAGAATTAGAAATCCAGCCAATCTTAGTTGAGCTTTTTAAAGTTGTCGGCATCGGTATTGCAGTAGGAGCTTTCATTGGATTTGGTATTTCCTACCTTACCCAGCGCTTCGATTTGCCTTTGGTAGAACAATCCTTAACTTTAGTTTCCGCTTACGGCACTTACCTAATTATTGAAGACTTGGGCGGTTCTGGAGTCATTGGGGTTGTAACCACAGGTTTGATTTTGGGTAACTTTGGCTCTCGTATCGGGATGAATCCCCGCACCCGCGTTATTGTTTCCGAGTTCTGGGAATTTTTGGCGTTTTTTGTTAACTCCATTGTCTTCCTATTGATTGGCGACCAAATACGCTTTGTGAGTTTGGGAGAAAACCTGCAAATCATTGTGGTGACAGTGGGAGCAATGATTTTGATGCGGGGAGTTGCTATTTTTATTCTCAGCAAATTCAGTACTAGCATCACCAAATCGGAAATTTCTTTACCAGAACAAACTATCTTATGGTGGGGTGGGCTACGCGGTTCCGTCTCCATCGCCCTGGCGTTGAGTGTACCGACAACACTACCAGAGCGAGAAAAAATCATTGCTACGGTGTTTGGGGTAGTTTTATTTACTTTACTTGTGCAAGGTTTGACCATCAAACCTTTGCTAGAAAAACTTAATTTGCTAGGTAATGCACCCTTACGCGAGGAATATTTAGAATTGCTAGCCCGTAACGTTGCCCTAGAACGTGTTTTACAACACCTCCAAGCAGATAAACGCCCTGGTATTGACCCAGAATTTCGCCGTTACCAGGAGAAACTCATCCAAGGCGAACTTGCAAATTTACAAGCCAAAATTGACAAATTACAACATGAGTATCCTAATCTTCAAAGCTTTACTACTGAACAATTCCGAGGAGAATTGTTGGCAATTGAAGCAGATACTTATGCAGAATTTGTCAAGTCCGGTCGTTTAAATAAAGAACTCGCCTCTCTGCTTGAAGATGTTTTACAAAATGGGGATGAGAAACAAGGATAA
- a CDS encoding DUF389 domain-containing protein yields MGSNIRGRFKNFRRRGSQPEQLQQLQTELLAESTLDSAYIILIISSCAIATFGLLSNSAAVIIGAMIIAPLMLPIRGLAFGALQADITLFRKGIIAVVLGTLLAVAIACSLGWLVGLPRYDSEILARSRPTLLDLGIAVAAGGISAYGKIEPKISGTVAGTAIAVALMPPICVIGLGLAQGNWSLSLGATLLYLTNLLGIALSCMVTFLVAGYTSMARARRPLIWTMALTAILVIPLGVSFARLVRQVELETSLRRALLNRTVTFGRLQLLNSNTNWLTNPPEVRLSVRAREPVTPRQVELLEEFIEREMGQRFTLIFEVGQVEEIRRSEPTP; encoded by the coding sequence TTGGGTAGCAACATTCGAGGCCGGTTTAAAAATTTCCGCCGTCGGGGTTCCCAGCCGGAACAACTCCAACAGCTACAAACAGAGTTGCTAGCAGAATCAACCCTAGACTCAGCTTACATAATTTTGATTATTAGCTCTTGTGCGATTGCTACCTTTGGTTTGTTGTCCAACAGTGCGGCTGTGATTATTGGCGCGATGATTATTGCTCCTCTAATGTTACCAATTCGAGGTTTAGCTTTTGGTGCTTTACAAGCAGATATTACCTTGTTTCGCAAGGGAATAATTGCCGTAGTATTAGGCACATTATTAGCCGTGGCGATCGCTTGTTCTCTCGGTTGGCTGGTGGGGTTGCCCAGGTACGATAGTGAAATTCTGGCTCGTTCCAGGCCAACATTATTAGATTTGGGAATTGCGGTAGCGGCTGGTGGTATCAGTGCCTACGGTAAGATTGAACCGAAAATCTCTGGTACTGTGGCCGGAACTGCGATTGCTGTTGCTCTCATGCCCCCCATTTGTGTCATTGGTTTAGGCTTGGCGCAAGGAAATTGGTCACTCAGCTTAGGAGCAACTTTACTCTACCTCACTAACTTACTCGGTATTGCTCTCTCCTGTATGGTGACATTCTTGGTAGCTGGTTACACTTCAATGGCGCGGGCACGTCGTCCTTTAATTTGGACTATGGCTTTGACAGCTATCCTGGTAATTCCCTTGGGTGTAAGCTTTGCCCGACTTGTACGACAGGTGGAACTAGAAACCAGCCTACGACGCGCATTGTTAAACCGGACTGTCACCTTTGGGCGATTGCAGTTGCTTAACAGTAATACCAACTGGTTGACAAATCCCCCAGAAGTGCGTTTAAGCGTCCGAGCGAGGGAACCAGTCACACCTCGACAAGTAGAGCTATTAGAAGAATTTATCGAACGAGAAATGGGACAACGATTCACGCTAATTTTTGAAGTCGGTCAGGTAGAAGAAATTCGACGTTCCGAACCTACGCCGTGA
- a CDS encoding cation:proton antiporter, which produces MDVTQLVKISIILLLLATGVALLSRQLRIPYVTGLVLAGLPITELLSRPIGLNPTLVLNLFLPILIFEAGINTDVSRLRSTFKPIALLAGPGAVLSSGIIAVLLKFGLGLSWIPALFVGVILANTDTVSMIAVFKEIPVPSRLSTIVEGETLFNDAAALVSFNLISQVYATGSLTFVEGIQQLLFISLGGCVVGLILGYLSIPVFARLDDPLSSLLLTVAVALGTFQVGQSLGVSGAVAVVVAGLIFGNFGLSGNTSASSRITLLSFWEYASFTVNTFIFLLIGVEINLGILWKTLPAILFAVLAYQVGRLLTVYPLLAGIRWFDRPIPPRWQHLLFLGNIKGSLSMALALSLPTALPGREILIALVFGSVLVSLVGQGLSLPWVVKRLKLSQFSEAQQQVEELQAQLMTGKAAQEELDNLLKSGVLPKAVYEEMRASYQVRIADAEKTLRELYNRRPEELESKSGNRSKLDAIRRRLLLAEKGALNDAFRKRILSEEIVQGRIRIIDEQLLKLEDD; this is translated from the coding sequence GTGGATGTAACTCAACTAGTCAAAATTTCAATTATTCTCTTGCTGCTGGCTACAGGTGTAGCTCTGCTTTCCCGGCAGTTACGAATTCCTTATGTTACGGGTTTAGTATTGGCAGGCTTACCAATCACTGAATTGTTGTCTCGTCCCATTGGTTTAAATCCAACCCTTGTTTTAAATCTTTTCCTGCCAATTCTCATCTTTGAAGCTGGCATTAATACAGATGTCAGCCGCCTACGCAGCACCTTTAAACCAATTGCCCTGCTAGCTGGGCCTGGGGCTGTGCTTTCTAGTGGGATTATTGCTGTCCTGTTGAAATTTGGGCTGGGATTAAGTTGGATACCTGCCTTATTTGTGGGAGTAATTTTGGCAAACACTGATACAGTTTCTATGATTGCCGTCTTTAAGGAAATACCAGTACCCTCCCGGCTTTCCACCATTGTTGAAGGAGAAACCTTATTTAATGATGCGGCTGCTCTAGTTTCCTTCAACCTGATTTCGCAAGTATATGCCACTGGTTCACTCACATTTGTAGAGGGAATTCAACAACTGTTATTTATTTCTTTAGGAGGTTGCGTCGTCGGGTTAATCTTGGGCTACTTAAGCATACCTGTATTCGCCCGTTTAGACGATCCCCTCAGCAGTCTTTTACTAACAGTTGCAGTTGCTTTAGGAACTTTTCAAGTCGGGCAATCTCTAGGTGTATCCGGTGCCGTGGCTGTGGTTGTAGCCGGATTAATTTTTGGGAATTTTGGGCTTTCTGGCAATACTTCTGCTTCTAGTCGCATCACATTGTTGAGTTTCTGGGAATATGCCAGTTTTACTGTCAACACTTTTATTTTTCTATTGATTGGTGTAGAAATAAACCTGGGAATACTCTGGAAAACTTTACCTGCAATTCTATTTGCAGTTTTAGCTTATCAAGTCGGGCGACTTCTTACAGTCTATCCCTTGTTAGCAGGAATTCGTTGGTTTGACCGCCCAATTCCCCCGCGTTGGCAACATTTACTGTTTTTAGGCAATATTAAAGGTTCACTTTCAATGGCTCTGGCTTTGAGCTTACCCACCGCACTACCGGGGCGAGAAATTCTCATCGCTTTAGTCTTTGGTAGTGTGTTGGTGTCATTAGTGGGACAAGGTTTAAGTTTGCCTTGGGTAGTAAAACGCTTAAAGTTATCTCAATTTTCAGAAGCTCAGCAACAAGTTGAAGAATTGCAAGCCCAATTAATGACAGGTAAAGCAGCACAAGAAGAGTTAGACAACCTGTTAAAATCGGGGGTGTTGCCAAAAGCCGTCTATGAAGAGATGCGTGCATCTTATCAAGTGCGAATCGCCGATGCAGAAAAGACACTGCGGGAACTTTATAATCGTCGCCCAGAGGAGTTGGAAAGCAAAAGTGGTAACCGTAGTAAACTTGATGCCATCCGCCGCCGTTTACTTTTGGCAGAAAAAGGGGCGCTTAATGATGCATTTCGTAAGCGAATTCTTTCAGAAGAAATTGTCCAAGGGCGAATACGAATTATTGATGAACAATTGCTGAAACTTGAGGATGATTAA
- a CDS encoding DUF1995 family protein, whose amino-acid sequence MSELPNSLEDAIAQSQTAVQAALADGCNRLQVEFLFPELKLMPVAEQFVPLFTEYDSRLKIFFADAGAAALARRDWADAPFQILDIGTGRAASLQTKIQPEDEIFLFISPTSVEVPQLEKLCDVIGDRPLVFLNPRLEDSGVVGIGYAARKIRDRFINTIECCYYLRPVDDQTALYRCYPGQWEIWVENGSEYQKIAELPTKPSGDELDLILMKGQPQTTTNAVPARKPNVFKSLQRFLKALSS is encoded by the coding sequence ATGAGTGAACTTCCCAATAGTCTTGAAGATGCGATCGCTCAATCTCAAACCGCCGTCCAAGCCGCCCTTGCAGATGGCTGTAATCGCCTCCAAGTCGAGTTCCTATTCCCAGAACTCAAACTGATGCCTGTGGCGGAACAATTTGTACCCCTGTTTACTGAATATGACTCCCGCCTGAAAATTTTCTTTGCAGATGCTGGGGCTGCGGCTTTAGCCCGCCGTGATTGGGCTGATGCACCATTTCAAATTTTGGATATCGGCACGGGGAGGGCTGCTTCCTTGCAGACAAAAATTCAGCCAGAGGATGAAATTTTCTTATTCATCTCCCCCACTTCCGTAGAAGTACCGCAGTTAGAAAAGTTATGTGATGTAATCGGCGATCGCCCTTTAGTATTTTTAAATCCCCGCCTTGAAGATTCCGGGGTTGTGGGTATTGGTTATGCAGCTCGAAAAATCCGCGATCGCTTTATCAATACGATTGAATGCTGCTATTACCTGCGCCCAGTAGACGATCAAACCGCCTTATATCGCTGCTACCCAGGACAGTGGGAAATTTGGGTAGAAAACGGCAGCGAATATCAAAAAATTGCTGAATTACCCACAAAACCATCGGGCGATGAGTTGGATCTCATCCTCATGAAGGGACAACCGCAAACAACAACCAACGCTGTACCTGCAAGAAAACCCAATGTGTTTAAAAGTTTGCAACGGTTTTTAAAGGCATTGAGTAGTTAG
- a CDS encoding antitoxin, which produces MNTAKLTTDGTHQMVILPEDFQLTGTEVYIKKIDNAIVLIAKDNPWQSLIDSLDNFSDDFMTTRDQPLIDTRENF; this is translated from the coding sequence ATGAACACTGCTAAACTCACCACTGATGGCACTCACCAAATGGTCATTTTGCCTGAAGACTTTCAACTCACTGGCACTGAAGTCTATATCAAAAAAATTGATAACGCCATTGTCCTCATTGCCAAAGATAACCCCTGGCAATCCCTCATCGATAGTCTAGACAATTTCTCCGATGACTTCATGACTACCAGAGATCAGCCACTCATTGACACCAGAGAGAACTTCTAA
- a CDS encoding DUF4435 domain-containing protein, whose product MQQELTLPAKDGYGGKEILDCREPIVIIGANGSGKSRLGLWIEQNNPKPEKIHRISAQRALDFAEYVQLKSLEQAEKELSFGIATGDIQSWGGVVGARNVHRWQLTGRSSSFSVTPMLNDYEQVLSLLFARKTQRDSQLAERVREMEFEGKNERPEMPFSPDETLIHIWNDILPHRKLAIKDGKITVSMTNRVIYQGREMSDGERVALYLMAQCLCAPSDSIIIIDEPEIHLHKSLISKLWSKLEEAQPNCLFVYITHDIDFAASRVGAQKIWMKNYDGENHWIWDQVPECEELPETIILEILGSRKKILFVEGQRGSLDYKLYQAIYPDFLIMPRDGCNKVIESTKAMRNNSSLHHVEVFGIIDMDYRRENEIVSLGESGIFPLKVALVENLICVPEILKVVAENLVLDFEDIYQKVSDFLINTLGTELEDQTSKRSASEIRFKLSLFNSKVKNKDELAQEFTKHVDSVNVNQIYENNLKKYQTVRENKDYKKALLLYKNKGLCNKICPILGLQSGEYRKLVVRLLSTERKDAIVSGLKNYTPQLI is encoded by the coding sequence ATGCAACAAGAATTGACACTTCCTGCAAAAGACGGGTACGGAGGAAAAGAGATATTAGATTGCCGTGAACCAATCGTAATAATAGGTGCCAATGGTTCTGGAAAGAGCAGACTTGGTTTATGGATAGAACAAAATAATCCAAAACCTGAAAAGATTCACAGGATTTCTGCTCAAAGGGCACTGGATTTTGCTGAGTATGTACAACTTAAAAGTCTTGAGCAAGCCGAAAAAGAGCTTTCATTTGGAATTGCTACTGGTGATATTCAGTCATGGGGTGGAGTAGTTGGGGCTAGAAATGTTCATCGTTGGCAGCTTACAGGCAGGTCTTCATCGTTTAGCGTAACTCCTATGTTGAATGATTATGAGCAAGTACTTTCTCTACTCTTTGCCAGAAAAACTCAACGAGATAGCCAATTAGCTGAACGTGTTAGAGAAATGGAGTTTGAAGGAAAGAATGAACGTCCTGAAATGCCTTTTTCTCCTGATGAGACTTTAATTCATATATGGAATGATATTTTACCACACAGAAAGCTTGCTATTAAAGATGGCAAAATTACTGTCTCTATGACCAACAGAGTTATATATCAAGGGCGTGAAATGAGTGACGGGGAGCGTGTAGCTCTTTATTTAATGGCTCAATGTTTATGTGCCCCATCCGACTCAATCATCATCATAGATGAACCGGAAATCCATCTTCATAAATCACTTATCAGTAAGCTTTGGTCTAAACTTGAAGAAGCACAACCTAATTGCTTATTTGTCTATATTACTCATGATATTGATTTTGCAGCATCTAGAGTTGGTGCGCAAAAAATATGGATGAAAAATTATGATGGTGAAAATCACTGGATATGGGATCAAGTACCAGAATGCGAAGAGCTACCAGAAACAATTATTTTAGAAATTTTGGGCAGTAGAAAAAAAATCCTCTTTGTCGAAGGGCAACGAGGAAGTTTAGATTATAAGCTCTATCAAGCAATATATCCAGACTTTTTAATCATGCCTCGTGATGGATGTAACAAGGTCATCGAATCAACTAAAGCGATGCGAAATAATTCATCATTACATCATGTAGAGGTATTTGGCATTATTGATATGGACTATAGAAGAGAAAATGAGATTGTATCTTTAGGAGAATCAGGTATATTTCCATTGAAAGTGGCGTTGGTTGAAAACCTTATTTGCGTACCAGAAATATTAAAGGTGGTGGCAGAAAATCTAGTACTAGATTTTGAAGATATTTATCAGAAAGTCTCGGATTTTTTAATCAATACCCTTGGAACAGAGTTGGAAGACCAAACCTCAAAAAGATCTGCCTCTGAAATCAGATTTAAATTAAGTTTATTTAATTCAAAAGTGAAAAATAAAGATGAGTTAGCTCAGGAATTCACCAAACATGTAGATTCTGTTAACGTAAATCAGATATATGAAAATAACCTAAAGAAGTATCAAACAGTCAGAGAAAATAAGGATTATAAAAAAGCACTTCTTCTCTATAAAAACAAAGGTCTTTGTAACAAAATATGTCCCATTTTGGGATTACAATCTGGAGAGTATAGGAAGTTAGTGGTGAGGTTACTATCCACTGAGCGTAAGGATGCAATTGTATCTGGGTTGAAAAATTACACCCCACAACTGATTTAA
- a CDS encoding cysteine desulfurase family protein, which translates to MQIYLDYSATTPTRKEAIAVMQTVLTQQWGNPSSLHEWGQRAATVVEEARVQVAGLINAATPESIVFTSGGTEANNLAIMGVARLYTVPGHIIISSVEHSAISETVRFLEIWGWEVTRLDVDVKGRVNPLDLKAALRHNTVLVSVIYGQSEVGTVQPIAELGKIARCLRRAEPSHGALFHTDAVQAAGRLPIDVQKLPVDLLSLSSHKIYGPQGAGALYVRPGVELMPLLGGGGQEMGLRSGTQAVPIIAGFGVAAELAAEELAVETPRLIQLRDRAFAQLAEIPGLIPTGDFSDRLPHHVSMCLENADGEKLSGKALVRQLNLAGIGISAGAACHSGKLSPSPILLAMGYSEKAALGGIRITLGRDTTEADIDWTAMVLKQVLQRLTPDLSLVER; encoded by the coding sequence ATGCAAATTTACTTAGATTACAGCGCGACTACTCCCACTCGCAAAGAAGCGATCGCAGTTATGCAAACAGTCCTCACTCAACAGTGGGGCAATCCTTCCAGCTTACATGAATGGGGGCAACGGGCTGCAACGGTTGTGGAAGAAGCCAGAGTCCAAGTTGCTGGATTAATTAACGCCGCCACTCCGGAATCGATTGTTTTTACCTCTGGCGGTACTGAGGCAAATAATCTGGCGATTATGGGCGTGGCTCGGTTGTATACTGTTCCTGGTCACATAATTATCTCCAGCGTTGAGCATTCCGCAATTTCCGAGACAGTACGCTTCCTAGAGATATGGGGTTGGGAAGTTACGCGCTTAGATGTAGATGTCAAAGGCAGAGTTAACCCGCTGGATTTAAAGGCGGCGTTGCGACATAATACGGTGTTGGTTTCCGTAATTTACGGTCAAAGTGAAGTTGGGACTGTGCAACCAATTGCCGAATTGGGAAAAATTGCGCGATGCCTGCGGCGGGCGGAGCCATCGCATGGTGCTTTGTTCCATACAGATGCGGTGCAGGCTGCGGGACGTTTACCGATAGATGTACAAAAACTCCCCGTAGACTTACTTAGCCTTTCCAGCCATAAAATATATGGACCCCAAGGTGCAGGGGCGCTGTATGTGCGTCCTGGTGTGGAATTGATGCCTTTACTAGGTGGTGGTGGGCAAGAAATGGGATTGCGTTCTGGTACACAAGCAGTACCGATAATTGCTGGATTTGGTGTAGCAGCTGAATTAGCAGCAGAGGAATTGGCTGTAGAAACACCACGGTTGATTCAGTTACGCGATCGCGCCTTTGCCCAATTAGCTGAAATTCCTGGTTTAATCCCTACAGGAGATTTTAGCGATCGCTTACCTCACCACGTGAGTATGTGCTTAGAAAACGCCGATGGCGAAAAACTCAGCGGTAAAGCCTTGGTACGACAGCTAAATCTTGCAGGTATCGGTATTAGTGCTGGTGCTGCTTGTCACAGTGGGAAACTTAGCCCAAGTCCGATACTTTTAGCAATGGGCTATTCTGAAAAAGCTGCTTTGGGTGGAATTCGCATCACATTGGGGCGTGATACCACTGAAGCTGATATAGATTGGACAGCGATGGTGTTGAAGCAAGTTTTGCAAAGGCTGACACCGGATTTATCTTTAGTTGAGCGTTAA